A portion of the Leptospira licerasiae serovar Varillal str. VAR 010 genome contains these proteins:
- a CDS encoding heme-binding domain-containing protein gives MRKIWIRFGIGLLVVFLALQLIPVQPPLGKNANEIKTEERVKKIFRKSCYDCHSDLVQWPWYSKVFPVSLYISHHIEEGREELNFSEWETLKPEKKADLAEEILEEIEEGNMPPKDYIFLHPNSKLDPEEIEVLRDWLQTFAENQ, from the coding sequence ATGAGAAAAATTTGGATCCGTTTCGGAATCGGACTGCTAGTCGTATTCCTTGCTCTTCAGTTAATCCCCGTCCAACCTCCGTTGGGAAAGAATGCTAATGAAATCAAAACGGAAGAACGCGTCAAAAAGATTTTTCGAAAGTCTTGTTATGACTGCCATTCGGACCTAGTACAATGGCCCTGGTATTCTAAGGTTTTTCCGGTTTCTTTATATATCTCGCATCATATAGAAGAAGGCCGGGAAGAATTGAATTTTTCCGAATGGGAAACCTTAAAGCCGGAAAAAAAGGCGGATCTAGCGGAAGAAATACTAGAGGAAATCGAAGAAGGAAATATGCCGCCCAAGGATTATATATTCCTGCATCCTAACTCAAAACTGGATCCGGAAGAAATAGAGGTCCTAAGAGATTGGCTCCAGACATTTGCGGAAAATCAATAA
- the fcpB gene encoding flagellar-coiling protein FcpB encodes MKRKIAFCLAIFSIAGILNAQDNQGQKKEDGQTGAAILETEKGLDQRVTALNERLKRHTVLMKMKVRVLPFRTVLYKGKANNDECVVSSSNAQEDAANNCIRVEVYDFIKDEERGQGKIVQGGLSKYMEIFFEGPNSNDPDPRMEPPRKISKIISRVYKNNFLIEDKSVSEIIDRAPNDQPGHNDKIELFYQKNGYPEGGRPETPSEKGVGKYVLANVENTKTHPIRNTFKKTFYIKHLDSFDRLFTKIFDYNDQLGNENYKENVNTLKESLKY; translated from the coding sequence ATGAAACGCAAAATCGCATTTTGCCTGGCAATTTTTTCAATCGCAGGCATACTCAACGCTCAAGACAACCAAGGCCAAAAGAAGGAAGACGGTCAAACCGGTGCGGCTATCCTTGAAACGGAAAAAGGTCTGGACCAAAGAGTTACCGCTCTAAACGAAAGACTGAAACGTCATACCGTACTTATGAAAATGAAAGTACGTGTTCTTCCATTCAGAACCGTTCTTTACAAAGGAAAAGCAAACAACGACGAATGTGTGGTTTCCAGCAGTAACGCACAAGAAGATGCAGCAAATAACTGTATCCGAGTAGAAGTTTACGATTTCATTAAGGACGAGGAAAGAGGCCAAGGTAAGATCGTTCAAGGTGGACTTTCCAAATATATGGAAATCTTCTTCGAAGGACCTAACTCAAACGATCCGGATCCTAGAATGGAACCTCCCCGTAAGATCAGCAAAATTATCAGCAGAGTTTATAAGAACAACTTCCTGATCGAAGATAAATCGGTTTCCGAGATCATCGACAGAGCTCCTAACGATCAACCAGGTCATAACGATAAAATCGAACTTTTTTATCAAAAGAACGGTTATCCTGAAGGTGGTCGCCCAGAAACTCCTAGCGAAAAAGGTGTCGGTAAATACGTTCTTGCTAACGTAGAAAATACCAAGACTCACCCGATCCGTAACACTTTCAAAAAGACGTTCTACATTAAACATTTGGATTCGTTCGACAGATTATTTACCAAAATTTTCGATTACAACGACCAATTAGGTAATGAGAATTACAAAGAGAACGTTAATACGCTCAAGGAATCCCTGAAATACTAA
- the argH gene encoding argininosuccinate lyase, whose product MNTPEDKNSKLWGGRFKEKASSIMERIGESISFDQKLYKEDLEGSRAHAKMLAKMGILNSTELKDILDGLNQVEEEIESGNFKFSSELEDIHMHVESRLTELKGEVGKKLHTARSRNDQVSQDTRLYVRNRIQEIILRLDSLREALYEQASKNIDTIIPGYTHLQVAQPIRASHFLLAYFWMFTRDLEFFEFAQKTANILVLGSGAMAGVNYQNDREFLASELKVDSISPNSMDGVSNRDHLLQFLFAAVQTMSHASRFCEDIVLYSSQEFGLVKLPDSLTTGSSIMPQKKNPDIAELIRGKSARVAGNLNHLIGLLKGLPLTYNRDLQEDKLAVFDAVETVLLSLEGLEAMVSEMQFRPERGERSLKEGFATATDLADFLVGEKKVPFRTAHELVGRLVSECVERKENLFTIGEEIRKGISPFFAGDEYSKAVSLELSTDKKSSYGGTSRTRQLEQLELAKQSINSIQRNTK is encoded by the coding sequence ATGAATACACCTGAGGACAAGAACTCTAAACTTTGGGGGGGAAGATTTAAAGAAAAAGCTTCTTCCATCATGGAAAGGATAGGAGAATCCATATCCTTCGACCAAAAATTGTACAAAGAAGATCTAGAAGGAAGTAGGGCTCACGCTAAGATGCTTGCAAAGATGGGCATCTTAAATTCCACAGAATTAAAAGACATACTAGACGGATTAAATCAGGTAGAAGAAGAAATCGAATCCGGAAATTTCAAATTCAGTTCCGAGCTGGAAGATATTCACATGCATGTGGAATCCAGACTTACGGAATTGAAAGGAGAAGTGGGAAAAAAATTACATACGGCTAGGTCGAGAAATGATCAGGTCTCGCAAGACACAAGGCTTTATGTAAGAAATCGTATCCAAGAAATTATCCTCCGTTTGGATTCTTTGAGAGAGGCACTTTACGAACAGGCTTCTAAAAATATAGATACGATTATTCCGGGATATACTCATCTGCAAGTCGCTCAACCGATCAGAGCCTCTCACTTTTTATTGGCCTATTTTTGGATGTTCACTCGTGATCTGGAGTTTTTCGAATTCGCCCAAAAGACTGCGAACATTCTTGTTTTAGGTTCCGGTGCAATGGCTGGAGTGAATTACCAAAACGACAGGGAGTTTTTGGCCTCTGAACTAAAAGTGGATTCTATTTCTCCCAATAGTATGGATGGAGTTTCGAATAGAGATCATCTTCTCCAATTTTTATTCGCCGCAGTACAAACAATGTCCCATGCATCTCGGTTTTGTGAGGATATCGTACTTTATTCTTCTCAGGAATTCGGTCTGGTAAAACTACCAGATTCACTCACTACCGGATCTTCTATCATGCCCCAGAAAAAAAATCCGGATATCGCCGAGCTCATTCGAGGAAAATCCGCAAGAGTTGCGGGTAACTTAAATCATCTAATCGGGCTCTTAAAGGGATTGCCTCTTACCTACAATCGTGATTTACAAGAAGACAAGTTAGCCGTTTTTGATGCGGTGGAAACAGTTCTTTTAAGTCTGGAAGGTTTAGAAGCCATGGTATCCGAAATGCAGTTCAGACCGGAAAGAGGAGAAAGATCCCTGAAAGAAGGATTTGCAACTGCGACAGATCTAGCCGACTTTTTGGTGGGAGAAAAAAAAGTCCCATTCAGAACAGCTCACGAATTAGTGGGAAGGCTTGTCTCCGAATGTGTGGAAAGAAAAGAGAATTTATTCACAATTGGCGAAGAGATTCGAAAAGGAATTTCACCTTTTTTTGCGGGAGATGAATATTCCAAAGCGGTGAGTCTGGAGTTATCTACGGATAAAAAGTCTAGCTATGGTGGAACTTCCAGAACTAGACAGTTAGAACAATTAGAACTTGCAAAACAATCTATCAACTCAATCCAAAGGAATACGAAATGA
- a CDS encoding stomatin-like protein, whose amino-acid sequence MDPFLFFTLIFIAVIYLIMKTCIVVPQTYSFVVERLGVFRGALGAGFHFLIPIIDQIRYKQLLKEIAIDIPPQTCITKDNVSILVDGILYIRVMDAYKASYEIENFRNATIQLAQTTLRSEIGKLVLDHTFSERDDINANVVRALDEATDPWGIKVTRYEIKNISPPKEILHEMEEQVKAERVKRAEITISEGEKVSRINRSMGERQEAINLSEGEKIKKVNEAEGKAKEIEFIAQAKAKGIQMIAEATGNDGGPEAVNLQITEDYLSGLGLILEKAKTTVLPTEMANVVGFFEGISKVTNKFPGLDAEKE is encoded by the coding sequence ATGGACCCATTTCTATTTTTTACGCTGATCTTTATAGCAGTCATCTACCTAATTATGAAGACTTGCATTGTGGTTCCCCAAACCTACAGTTTTGTAGTGGAAAGACTTGGGGTCTTCCGTGGAGCGCTTGGCGCAGGTTTTCATTTTCTCATTCCGATCATTGACCAGATCAGATACAAACAACTCTTAAAGGAGATCGCAATCGATATTCCTCCTCAGACTTGTATCACTAAGGATAACGTTTCCATTTTGGTGGACGGTATTCTGTACATCAGGGTCATGGATGCTTACAAGGCTTCTTACGAGATCGAAAACTTCCGAAACGCTACCATTCAGTTGGCGCAAACCACTCTTCGTTCCGAAATAGGTAAACTTGTATTGGACCATACATTCTCGGAAAGAGACGATATCAATGCAAACGTAGTTCGCGCATTGGACGAGGCAACGGATCCTTGGGGAATTAAAGTAACCCGTTACGAGATCAAAAATATTTCTCCTCCTAAAGAAATCCTTCATGAAATGGAAGAACAGGTAAAAGCGGAACGTGTAAAACGTGCAGAGATCACTATCTCCGAAGGAGAGAAAGTTTCTCGTATCAATCGTTCCATGGGAGAAAGACAGGAAGCGATCAACCTTTCCGAAGGTGAAAAGATCAAAAAGGTAAACGAGGCGGAAGGTAAAGCCAAAGAGATAGAGTTTATCGCCCAAGCAAAAGCAAAAGGGATCCAAATGATCGCAGAAGCTACCGGAAACGACGGAGGACCAGAAGCGGTCAATCTTCAGATCACTGAGGATTATCTGTCCGGATTAGGACTCATCCTAGAAAAAGCAAAAACCACCGTTCTTCCGACGGAAATGGCAAACGTAGTCGGTTTCTTTGAAGGTATCTCCAAGGTAACCAATAAATTCCCAGGATTGGATGCAGAGAAGGAGTAA
- a CDS encoding RsmE family RNA methyltransferase → MNYLILDPSQKIHSGEFKISNQGRINHILKVLQKREGDRIKAGLLDTSLGIFKIRKLSPDGILGSYTEILKPKRRSPSIHLILSVQRPPTVEKILELAGVWGVQSLEFRLASLSRTEYLTSPIWKEENIREKLILGMEQGGNVFFPKWELGFVPPGKKSSFQKKGSISEIINSSRKFFYLDKKGRSIQEFLPLDEKEYCILVGPEPGWTKAELEIFRKSNIPGVRLSSSVLRSEQAVSFFLSQWENSLPR, encoded by the coding sequence ATGAACTACCTAATATTGGATCCCTCTCAGAAGATTCATTCTGGGGAATTCAAGATCTCTAATCAGGGTCGGATCAATCATATTCTAAAAGTTTTACAAAAAAGAGAAGGAGATAGGATCAAGGCCGGTTTACTGGACACTAGTTTAGGGATCTTTAAAATTCGAAAACTGTCTCCAGACGGAATTTTAGGATCTTACACAGAAATTTTAAAACCTAAAAGAAGAAGTCCAAGCATCCATCTAATCCTCTCCGTTCAAAGACCTCCTACTGTGGAAAAGATCTTAGAATTGGCCGGCGTTTGGGGAGTACAATCTTTGGAATTCAGGCTTGCTTCACTATCTAGAACGGAATATCTCACCTCCCCTATTTGGAAAGAAGAGAATATCAGAGAAAAATTGATTCTAGGAATGGAACAAGGCGGGAATGTTTTTTTTCCAAAATGGGAGCTTGGATTTGTTCCACCTGGCAAAAAGTCTAGTTTTCAAAAAAAGGGATCTATTTCGGAGATAATAAACTCTTCCCGTAAGTTTTTCTATTTGGATAAAAAAGGAAGATCTATCCAAGAGTTTCTACCCTTGGATGAAAAAGAATACTGCATTTTAGTAGGACCGGAGCCCGGTTGGACGAAAGCAGAATTGGAAATATTCAGAAAATCAAATATCCCGGGAGTAAGACTTTCTTCGTCCGTTTTAAGATCGGAACAGGCGGTGTCCTTCTTTCTTTCCCAATGGGAAAACTCTCTCCCTCGTTGA
- a CDS encoding NfeD family protein, producing MNFLQDGHNLSYLWIASGIVLMILELFVPGTFVFFLGLSAAIVGSISYFFEIGFWTQAIVWAALSGILIWVGGSFLRKFFPSSSERATLKSEEGPGRIVLVSKDILVERKGGRVVFQGTEWDAISKSKRIPAGKRARILERENLTFVVEPIELPEI from the coding sequence ATGAACTTTTTGCAAGACGGACATAACCTCTCTTATCTTTGGATCGCCTCCGGGATCGTTCTCATGATTCTCGAACTTTTTGTCCCAGGAACATTCGTATTTTTTTTAGGACTTTCCGCGGCAATCGTAGGAAGTATTTCCTATTTTTTTGAAATAGGGTTTTGGACCCAGGCAATCGTTTGGGCGGCACTTTCAGGAATTCTAATTTGGGTAGGAGGAAGTTTTCTAAGGAAGTTCTTTCCTTCTTCTTCGGAAAGGGCAACTCTTAAGTCCGAAGAAGGCCCCGGAAGGATCGTTCTAGTTTCCAAAGATATACTTGTAGAAAGGAAAGGTGGCAGGGTCGTATTCCAAGGAACCGAATGGGATGCGATCAGCAAATCCAAACGTATCCCGGCAGGTAAAAGAGCCAGGATCTTAGAAAGAGAGAATCTGACATTTGTCGTGGAGCCGATCGAGCTTCCTGAAATTTAA
- a CDS encoding SPFH domain-containing protein, with protein MLMFVSVFLWIFWLGFLLYFAYKLYRSLRIVSAQECIIVERLGKYSRTLHAGFHILIPFIDYDAYYHTLKEQAIDVPPQTCITKDNVKVEMDGILYLRVLDPQKASYGIEDYRFAVTQLVQTTMRAIIGTMDLDTTFETREVINSKILEVLDQAGEPWGVRVNRYEIVNIAPPKSIIEAMEREKKAQITKKAQISLSEGDRDSRINRSLGIKEEAINKSEGEKQKRINEAEGQAAEIESIAIATAKGIELLASSIKTKGGKEAVKLRIAQRFIKEVEKLGQDGTELVLPLNLSNFKSVMKSVLGSEDKKA; from the coding sequence ATGCTAATGTTTGTTTCAGTATTTTTATGGATATTTTGGCTCGGGTTTTTACTCTACTTCGCGTATAAACTTTATCGTTCTTTGAGAATCGTTTCCGCTCAAGAATGTATCATTGTAGAAAGACTCGGAAAATACAGCAGGACCCTCCATGCAGGGTTCCATATTCTGATCCCATTTATAGATTATGATGCATATTATCATACTCTAAAAGAGCAGGCGATCGACGTTCCTCCTCAAACCTGTATCACAAAAGATAACGTTAAGGTGGAGATGGATGGGATTTTGTATTTAAGAGTACTTGATCCTCAAAAAGCAAGTTATGGAATAGAAGACTATAGATTCGCAGTCACCCAACTTGTACAAACTACAATGAGAGCGATCATTGGGACCATGGATCTGGATACAACCTTCGAGACCAGAGAAGTGATCAATAGTAAAATTTTAGAAGTTCTAGACCAAGCGGGAGAACCTTGGGGAGTTCGGGTAAATCGTTATGAGATAGTAAACATTGCCCCTCCTAAATCCATTATTGAAGCGATGGAAAGAGAGAAAAAAGCACAGATCACCAAAAAGGCACAGATCTCTCTTTCAGAAGGAGATAGAGATTCTAGGATCAACCGTTCCTTAGGTATCAAAGAAGAAGCGATCAATAAGTCCGAGGGTGAAAAACAAAAAAGGATCAATGAGGCGGAAGGACAAGCTGCTGAAATTGAATCCATAGCAATCGCCACTGCAAAGGGTATTGAACTACTTGCGTCTTCCATCAAAACAAAAGGTGGAAAAGAAGCGGTTAAACTTAGGATCGCTCAGAGATTTATCAAAGAGGTGGAAAAATTAGGACAGGACGGAACAGAACTTGTTCTTCCGTTAAACCTATCTAATTTTAAATCCGTAATGAAGTCTGTACTCGGAAGCGAGGACAAAAAGGCTTAA
- a CDS encoding peptidylprolyl isomerase has product MNYPNVRSNSKLRILGALVSFTILLFSFACKANPYAEQRYVPEAYSPVDVVVRKEEKPRVVLPEKPAIYALIETTQGNMLFELYDKDASKTVQNFIDLAQGEKEFTLRNGQPQKRPFYDGLTFHRVIEGFMIQGGCPYGDGSGTPGYRFADEINAASLGLDQIKIGQSQYYTGYLYRYIGGELGIRSQREADERREELESNLEKAKNLSVMEVLYRLGYRYNNVVKSKKAIKGALAMANAGPNTNGSQFFINQVDTPHLDGLHTVFGQIVQGSEVVDKIIASGNGKTTIRKVSIYDKRAK; this is encoded by the coding sequence ATGAATTATCCGAATGTAAGATCGAATTCTAAGCTCCGAATTTTAGGCGCCTTAGTATCGTTTACGATTTTATTATTTTCTTTTGCCTGTAAGGCAAACCCATATGCGGAACAAAGATATGTTCCGGAGGCATATAGCCCTGTAGACGTAGTAGTTAGAAAAGAAGAAAAACCTCGCGTCGTACTTCCGGAAAAACCTGCGATCTATGCCTTGATCGAAACCACCCAAGGTAATATGCTTTTTGAATTGTACGATAAGGATGCTTCTAAAACGGTCCAAAACTTCATAGATCTGGCACAAGGAGAGAAAGAATTTACTCTTCGTAACGGACAACCCCAAAAAAGACCGTTCTATGATGGATTAACATTTCATAGAGTGATCGAAGGTTTTATGATCCAAGGTGGATGTCCATATGGAGACGGTTCAGGAACTCCCGGATACAGATTTGCTGATGAGATCAATGCGGCGAGTTTAGGCCTAGACCAGATAAAAATAGGACAGTCCCAATATTATACAGGTTATTTATACAGATACATTGGCGGAGAACTTGGAATTCGCAGCCAAAGAGAGGCGGACGAAAGAAGAGAAGAACTAGAAAGTAATTTAGAGAAGGCCAAAAATCTTTCCGTCATGGAAGTCCTATATCGATTAGGGTATCGTTATAATAATGTTGTGAAGAGTAAAAAGGCAATTAAAGGTGCATTGGCAATGGCAAACGCTGGACCGAACACAAACGGTTCTCAGTTTTTCATCAACCAAGTGGACACCCCTCATTTGGACGGCTTGCATACGGTTTTTGGACAGATCGTCCAAGGCTCGGAAGTAGTAGATAAGATCATCGCATCCGGAAACGGAAAAACTACCATCCGTAAAGTATCCATCTACGATAAGAGGGCAAAATAA
- the fliN gene encoding flagellar motor switch protein FliN: MGEGSLSQDDIDALLTGSSPGGGGGGSADFNLSGELDSLLGDAGGGAGASTSPASGGAPSFADIAAALGPSSTPAPPKASARSSSVSSNTANLNLLLDVNVALTVELGRTNMYIKDVLGLNEGAVVELDNAVGEDLDILANGKLVGKGKLVLLDDYYGIRITEIVDPSRRMI, translated from the coding sequence ATGGGTGAAGGCTCCCTTTCACAAGACGATATAGACGCATTACTAACCGGGTCCAGTCCTGGCGGTGGGGGCGGTGGCTCAGCAGATTTTAATCTGAGCGGAGAATTGGATTCCTTATTAGGAGATGCAGGCGGTGGAGCAGGTGCTTCTACTTCTCCTGCATCTGGAGGAGCTCCATCTTTCGCGGATATTGCGGCGGCCTTGGGACCTTCTTCTACTCCTGCGCCCCCAAAAGCAAGCGCTCGCTCTAGTTCCGTTTCTTCCAATACCGCGAACCTTAATCTATTACTAGATGTTAATGTGGCTCTTACTGTTGAATTAGGTAGGACAAATATGTACATTAAAGATGTCCTAGGTCTGAACGAAGGTGCAGTTGTAGAACTGGACAATGCAGTCGGAGAAGATTTGGATATTTTAGCAAACGGCAAGCTGGTAGGAAAGGGAAAACTGGTCCTATTGGATGATTATTACGGAATTAGAATTACCGAGATAGTTGATCCATCTAGAAGAATGATCTAA
- the impL63 gene encoding cytoplasmic membrane protein ImpL63, translating to MKLNFLNLFRRSLLLPGILLLSFYLLPAEDLEAQLWMPPGRQYMQPPDPFTFDAGVNKFNNDYYLYLAPTLNLNFGGEFGLSLTAPMNFLAYDQDPKDPTLKVGSIRKIDYDQKSDYLRLINNIWYGTYGLYKPGETTFSFYAGKLFDGYIGHGTIVNRYVNNQRIDIYNVGLMADFNNDYGGVQVFTNSVYTHEIGAARGYVRPFAIAFKLFDLFTGRSQLFGMLQLGQGNVADEAGRKKVYEEAGVDPEDREKYRALVEDQKTHQMREEMIPIEKKPESRKEKLKEFFNQDNFANRFSIGYTTAFDTKAPTQLSFDTTGRLRLDSNNNPLVEQSERLIIQGMDAEYKLISTKYIEITPYYDVNTIKLLNSKGTHTGAMFRFGGKDIYAKIKPEYRNMDANYIPMYFDSFYELERYQSNVNSQLPMTKLEAAKLMDPDGARLKGYFTSVVFNFYRVSLEANYENYSGPNNSRIFVGLYFPIGSFFMISGYYTRKNFDQNKDAFKVDDNSVGAIEAALNLGFIAIRVQDIRRWVYDSTSNSFVAQDEQKVLFSNSLSF from the coding sequence ATGAAATTAAACTTTTTGAATTTATTTAGAAGATCTTTATTACTTCCGGGAATTCTACTTCTCTCTTTTTATCTTTTGCCTGCAGAAGATCTTGAGGCACAACTTTGGATGCCTCCCGGCAGACAATATATGCAACCTCCTGATCCATTTACATTCGATGCAGGGGTAAACAAGTTCAATAACGACTATTATCTATATCTTGCTCCCACCTTAAATTTGAATTTCGGGGGAGAATTCGGACTATCACTCACGGCTCCGATGAACTTTCTCGCATACGATCAGGATCCGAAAGATCCTACCTTAAAAGTAGGAAGCATTCGTAAAATCGACTACGACCAAAAGAGCGATTATCTAAGGCTGATCAATAATATCTGGTACGGGACTTACGGACTTTATAAACCTGGAGAGACTACCTTCTCTTTTTATGCTGGAAAACTTTTTGATGGATATATAGGGCACGGAACCATAGTAAACCGTTACGTAAACAACCAAAGGATAGACATTTACAATGTGGGTCTAATGGCGGATTTTAATAACGATTATGGAGGAGTGCAGGTATTTACAAATTCGGTTTATACTCACGAGATAGGCGCGGCTAGAGGATACGTTCGTCCTTTTGCGATCGCATTCAAATTATTCGATCTATTTACGGGAAGATCCCAATTATTTGGGATGTTGCAACTTGGACAAGGAAACGTGGCGGACGAAGCCGGTCGAAAAAAAGTCTATGAAGAAGCAGGAGTAGATCCTGAAGACAGAGAAAAATACAGAGCTTTGGTAGAGGACCAAAAGACCCACCAAATGAGAGAAGAGATGATCCCTATCGAGAAAAAGCCTGAATCTCGTAAGGAAAAGTTAAAAGAGTTCTTCAATCAGGACAATTTCGCAAATAGATTCTCTATAGGCTATACGACTGCATTCGATACAAAGGCTCCGACACAACTTTCATTCGATACAACCGGCCGTTTACGTTTGGATTCCAATAATAACCCGCTCGTGGAACAATCTGAAAGACTGATCATCCAAGGTATGGATGCAGAATATAAACTCATCAGCACAAAGTATATAGAGATCACTCCGTACTACGACGTAAACACCATTAAATTATTGAACTCTAAAGGAACTCATACGGGTGCAATGTTCCGCTTCGGTGGAAAAGATATCTATGCTAAGATCAAACCTGAATACAGGAATATGGATGCGAACTATATTCCGATGTATTTCGATAGCTTTTACGAATTGGAGAGATACCAATCCAATGTGAACTCTCAACTACCAATGACAAAGCTGGAAGCTGCCAAACTTATGGACCCGGATGGAGCAAGACTGAAAGGATATTTCACTTCCGTAGTATTTAATTTTTATAGAGTTTCCTTAGAAGCGAATTATGAAAATTATTCAGGACCGAATAACTCCAGGATATTCGTAGGTTTGTATTTCCCGATCGGTTCTTTTTTCATGATCTCCGGATATTATACGCGTAAGAATTTTGATCAGAATAAAGACGCATTCAAGGTGGACGATAACTCAGTCGGTGCGATAGAAGCCGCTCTGAACCTTGGATTTATAGCGATCAGAGTCCAAGACATCCGCAGATGGGTTTACGATAGCACCTCGAATAGTTTCGTTGCCCAAGACGAACAAAAGGTTCTGTTCTCTAATTCTTTGTCCTTCTAA
- a CDS encoding AAA family ATPase, which produces MKPEDLTPPSARNSGNILDFTQAKNLLYSELKGLGVKDAELPAFVPDKKDLRIEFPIPGTDKAQLLDCIQIVRNHIENLRIHTFEPGYVCLQALNENLFETKNILDNAKFRFYAGRNQSKIEITKKGDFHREEIFSAIDLFKYLRLSKQESVQNPKELLLRLGIDVFDPIEAKKKGDWMTFEAIAGYEDVKRQILESIILPLKSPETLEELSKLTRKFPGRTKPRAILLEGEPGVGKTTMAKVISCMTEIPLIYVPVESILSKYYGESAQNMAYVFDVASLFPSCLLFLDEIDSLAGSRDDGLFEATRNILSVLLRKLDGFEGGQKSITLGATNRKQDLDKALLSRFDRSVFFPLPNEKERAAILGNYAKHLQDSERLTISQRLGSHSGRDLRDFCDFVERRWAAYLIEKGLKPTPPPYELYLETSSKSGK; this is translated from the coding sequence ATGAAACCTGAAGATTTGACCCCTCCGTCGGCGCGAAATTCCGGAAATATCCTGGATTTTACCCAGGCAAAAAACCTACTTTACTCGGAATTAAAAGGTCTGGGAGTCAAGGATGCGGAACTTCCCGCATTTGTGCCTGACAAAAAAGATCTCAGGATCGAATTTCCTATCCCTGGCACTGACAAAGCACAGTTGCTGGATTGTATCCAGATAGTTCGTAACCATATTGAAAATCTGAGGATCCATACTTTCGAACCGGGATATGTTTGCCTACAAGCCCTGAATGAGAATCTATTCGAAACTAAAAACATTTTAGACAATGCAAAGTTCCGTTTTTATGCGGGAAGGAACCAAAGCAAAATAGAGATCACTAAAAAGGGAGATTTCCATAGAGAGGAGATTTTTTCCGCAATCGATCTATTCAAGTATCTCAGACTTTCTAAACAAGAGTCGGTCCAAAATCCAAAAGAACTTTTACTCAGACTAGGGATCGATGTGTTCGATCCGATAGAAGCTAAGAAGAAGGGAGACTGGATGACATTCGAGGCCATCGCAGGTTACGAGGATGTCAAAAGACAAATATTAGAATCCATTATACTTCCTCTAAAATCTCCTGAAACCTTAGAGGAACTTTCCAAACTCACTCGTAAATTTCCCGGAAGAACAAAACCAAGAGCAATTCTTTTGGAAGGAGAACCTGGGGTCGGAAAAACCACAATGGCAAAGGTGATTTCATGTATGACGGAAATCCCTCTCATCTATGTGCCGGTAGAATCCATTTTAAGTAAATATTATGGGGAAAGCGCCCAGAACATGGCTTATGTCTTTGACGTGGCTTCCCTATTCCCTTCTTGCCTTTTATTTTTGGACGAAATAGATTCCTTAGCAGGCTCCAGGGACGACGGCCTATTTGAGGCTACCCGGAACATTCTATCAGTATTATTACGAAAACTAGATGGTTTCGAAGGGGGACAAAAATCAATTACCCTGGGGGCTACCAATAGAAAACAGGACTTGGATAAGGCTTTGCTTTCCAGATTCGACAGATCCGTATTCTTCCCCCTGCCTAACGAAAAAGAAAGGGCTGCGATATTAGGGAATTATGCTAAACATCTACAGGATTCGGAGCGTTTAACAATTTCACAACGATTGGGATCGCATTCTGGCCGGGATTTACGGGATTTCTGCGATTTTGTGGAAAGGAGATGGGCGGCTTACCTGATCGAAAAAGGATTGAAACCGACTCCTCCCCCCTATGAACTGTATTTGGAAACGAGTTCAAAATCCGGAAAATAA